CTCAAAATGCCTGAAATGGAAACATAACAGTAGGCTGACTCTTGAGAGACACTTGGTTAGGGGTTTGATGGTGGGCTGCCATAAATTACAACAAGACAATGAGATGTAACAGCAATTAGACAACACAggctccttttttaaaaaaagaaatcacttTGATATTTCCCTTTAAGATTGTCACCGTGGTTCAGCAGTTCTGTTTCAGACCTAGAAGGACTTTTTCCACGACTTACAGAGAATTTTCTGGAAGGCGCGCCTGAAGTCCCGGTTGAAGATGGTGTAGATGGCGGGGTTGAGGGAGCTGTTACAGTAGCCAATCCAGAAGAAGAATTTAAAGAGCGGGTCAGGGATCTTACAGGATTCCCTGCATACACCGTACAGGCTGTAGCTGAAGAAAAAGGGGAACCAgcacacaacaaacacacccaTGACCACAGCCAGGACgaatgtaaacctcttttccCTGGCTTGTGAGACCTTCTTCTGGGCGATGGAGCTCCGCCGACGTCTCCTCCTGGAAGTGAAGAGGTCTATGGATTTGTTGCTGACTCTGGAGATGCGAGCAGGCTGCTTAGAGATGGAGCTTTTCTTCAGGCTGGGTCTCTTGGCTCCTTGAGAGTCCTGTCTTTGAGTTTTGTGACCTTTGCCCTCTGAGGAGGAGCTCTCGTCCAGGTCTGGGTCCTCGTTCTGCTGTCCCATGGTGACCGTGCGATGGCTGGGCGTAGGCGGGCACTGGCAGTGGCCATTCTCTTTATCTCCATGGTAAGGGGAGTTGGCTTTGCTCACTCCGTTCTCAGTTTGTGTGACACCATCTGGTCTGGGCTCTTTCCCTGACATGCTCCTGgttcttgtttttgccacttggtAGATCCTGATGTACACTAGGATCATGATTACACAGGGGGCGAAGAAGGAGGCGATGCTGGAGGAGAGGATGTACCAGGTTTCATCATTGAGCTCGCACTGAGGCAGGGGGCTGACGGGGTTGTTGCTGTCTATGGATAAGAGAGGTGGGGATGAGATGAAGGCAGATATGAGCCACACAATAACGATGATGCACTTGACGCGCTTTGGAGTCCGCTTCAGGTTGTACTCTACAGCCTGCGTAACGGACCAGTACCGGTCCAGGCTTATTGCGCACAGATGAACAATAGAAGAGGTGcagaataaaacatccaaagcaAGATAAATACCGCACCAAACTTTCCCAAAATACCAGTAGCCCATGAGCTCATTGGCGAGGGAAAACGGCATCACCAAAGTGGCTACTAGGATGTCTGCGGTGGCTAAAGACACCAGAAAGAGGTTCTGTGGCGCTTTCAGCGCCCTGCTCGTCAGCACTGCTATCACCACTAAGATATTTCCAACCACCGTGAAGAGGATAAGGAAACTTACGAGCGCGGCGATGCTGGCGATCGCTGCTAAAGAATATCCACTGTCTGCGCTCCAGGAGGCGTTCAGGTGGATCACCGTGAACGCGTCCACTCCGGTGGCGTTAAACAGATCCATCCTGGCAGTGTGCGCGTTATAGATATCCAGGAGTGCTTGGGTCTTGGCATGAGCTCACCTTCAGCCCTTTGGAGACGGAGGAGTCCATCAAAAACGCGCGTTTTCTCGGTCAATCATGTCTAGACATGAATACGCACGCAAAAATAGACCCTTTAGTGATATTTCCCGCCTTATTTCTCATAGATCCAACTAAAATGATCAATAATCTTTCTCACTCTTTGTTATAGTGTTGTTCTGCCTCTCCCGGC
This genomic stretch from Cheilinus undulatus linkage group 22, ASM1832078v1, whole genome shotgun sequence harbors:
- the adra2c gene encoding alpha-2C adrenergic receptor, which encodes MDLFNATGVDAFTVIHLNASWSADSGYSLAAIASIAALVSFLILFTVVGNILVVIAVLTSRALKAPQNLFLVSLATADILVATLVMPFSLANELMGYWYFGKVWCGIYLALDVLFCTSSIVHLCAISLDRYWSVTQAVEYNLKRTPKRVKCIIVIVWLISAFISSPPLLSIDSNNPVSPLPQCELNDETWYILSSSIASFFAPCVIMILVYIRIYQVAKTRTRSMSGKEPRPDGVTQTENGVSKANSPYHGDKENGHCQCPPTPSHRTVTMGQQNEDPDLDESSSSEGKGHKTQRQDSQGAKRPSLKKSSISKQPARISRVSNKSIDLFTSRRRRRRSSIAQKKVSQAREKRFTFVLAVVMGVFVVCWFPFFFSYSLYGVCRESCKIPDPLFKFFFWIGYCNSSLNPAIYTIFNRDFRRAFQKILCKSWKKSF